A genomic window from Quercus lobata isolate SW786 chromosome 10, ValleyOak3.0 Primary Assembly, whole genome shotgun sequence includes:
- the LOC115965150 gene encoding receptor-like protein kinase FERONIA: MPAYLYYTPSDHRGLPFIGQEKLYRFFNGTALEMLYRINVGGGFISPAGDTGMFRTWNPDYKYLTEDKTSVLPVSTTIELKFSHIPRYSAPEEVYRTARTLGTNKSLNKLYNLTWQLPVDSQFDYLVRLHFCEFQPEVKAVGNRQFLIFIANQSAERAADVIKWSGGSGVPAYMDYAVSMFGIESQKRVNLSIAIAADPLKWETMYRDAILNGIEIFKVNDTNGNLAGPNPNTLPLTLPTATKSNNNRKKIMAIVGGGISGIIVLFILGFLILRRAKTTWRWRGPFSFHTSKSTKTHGSTLPYLCRYFSLAEIKAATKNFDQNSIVGVGGFGDVHKGYVHIDGGATHVAIKRLKPGSQQGVQEFKTEIEILSQLRHHHLVSLIGYCNDGNEMILVYDFMPGGTLCSHLYNKILLIDIGNILELSNSFNCCSLYFIRRIFNFAAHVTAKLATNIRSSFCLEQA; the protein is encoded by the coding sequence ATGCCTGCTTATCTCTATTACACTCCGTCTGATCATCGAGGGCTCCCTTTTATCGGCCAAGAGAAGCTGTACCGATTCTTTAATGGAACTGCTCTCGAGATGCTATACAGAATAAATGTTGGAGGGGGCTTCATATCACCCGCTGGAGATACAGGAATGTTCCGTACCTGGAATCCGGACTACAAGTACTTGACAGAAGATAAAACATCTGTTCTACCAGTTAGCACCACTATTGAACTAAAATTCAGCCACATACCTCGGTACAGTGCACCGGAAGAAGTCTATAGAACTGCCCGCACTCTGGGGACTAACAAATCCTTGAATAAGTTATACAATCTCACTTGGCAACTTCCCGTGGATTCTCAGTTTGATTACCTTGTTAGGTTACACTTCTGCGAGTTTCAACCAGAGGTTAAAGCGGTGGGCAACCGACAATTCCTCATATTCATTGCAAATCAATCCGCTGAGAGGGCAGCCGACGTGATAAAATGGAGCGGTGGGAGTGGGGTTCCCGCATATATGGACTACGCTGTGTCGATGTTTGGCATAGAAAGCCAGAAAAGAGTGAACCTCTCTATCGCCATAGCTGCAGATCCACTTAAGTGGGAAACTATGTACCGTGATGCAATCTTGAACGGTATCGAAATCTTCAAAGTCAACGACACCAATGGAAATCTCGCCGGACCCAACCCCAACACACTTCCGCTGACCCTTCCAACGGCAACAAAGTCAaataacaatagaaaaaaaataatggccATTGTCGGTGGCGGAATTTCCGGCATTATTGTTCTGTTCATTCTCGGATTCTTGATTCTCCGGCGAGCCAAGACTACTTGGCGTTGGCGGGGTCCATTTTCTTTCCACACGTCCAAGTCAACAAAGACTCACGGATCAACGCTACCGTATTTGTGTCGTTACTTCTCATTGGCTGAGATTAAAGCAGCGACCAAAAACTTTGACCAAAATTCCATTGTTGGTGTCGGTGGGTTCGGTGACGTGCATAAAGGGTACGTACACATTGATGGTGGGGCCACCCACGTTGCGATCAAACGGTTGAAACCCGGTTCTCAACAAGGGGTCCAGGAGTTCAAAACAGAAATTGAGATACTATCTCAGCTCCGCCACCACCATCTCGTTTCTCTAATAGGATATTGCAATGATGGCAACGAGATGATCCTTGTGTACGATTTTATGCCTGGTGGGACTCTTTGTAGTCATCTCTACaacaaaattcttttaattgatattgGTAATATCTTAGAACTTAGTAATTCTTTTAATTGTTGCAGCTTGTATTTTATTAGGAGAATATTCAACTTTGCCGCTCATGTTACTGCAAAACTAGCTACTAATATTAGGAGTTCTTTTTGTTTGGAACAAGCATGA